AATGTAAGCTGTTTGTATGGACGAAACGTCTGAAACCTGCCCCATGATTACTGGAAAAATCGCTCCACCGACTATCGCCATAATGACCATTGAAGAGCCAATCTTAGTTTTTTCGCCCAATCCTCTGATGCTCAGAGCGAAAATTGTAGGGAACATAATGGACATGAAAAACTGCACGCTAACCAAACAATATACCGACACCATACCTTTGGTAAGCACTGCAATGATGAGCAAACTAACACAAACAACACTATAAATAGCAAGTAAACGGGGTGGGGCGACAAAGCGCATGAGATAGGTGCCGATAAAGCGGCCTATCATAAAGCTCAGAAATGCTCCGGACAACAAGTATGCTGCCGTTTTTTCATCAATGCCTGCGACTTTATCGGAGAATCGAATGAAAAAACTGCTGATACAAACCTGCGCACCGACGTAGAAAAACTGCGCTGCGATACCGAGGATCAGGTTTTTTTCTTCCCAAATGGAGCCGCTCACTTTGTTTCCGGTTTCTTTTTCTTCCTTAATTTCCGGAAGTGCTGTACGCCAGATCATAATCGCCACAAAAAGTACAACCAGCCCGATCACGATGAAAGGCATTTGTACCGAGGCAGCTTCTGCATTGAGGTAGCTGTCAAGCTGTTCGCCGGACATTGCATGCTGCTCCTGTTCCGAAAGTGTTTTCCCGGAAAGAATAAAGGTCCCGCCCATTAATGGGGCCAGAAATGCTGCTAAGCCATTGAAAGACTGTGCAAAATTGAGTCGCTGGGTTGCTGAATCGGCGTCTCCGAGAACGGTAATGTACGGATTGGCGGCGGTTTCCAGCATGGTCAGTCCGCTGGCGATAATGAACAATGCAATTAGGAAAAAGCCAAAATGCCGCATTTCCGCTGCGGGGTAAAATAGAAATGTACCGGATGCAAAAAGGATCAGTCCAAGTGTGATACCGGCCTTGTATCCATACTTTTTCATAAAAAGCCCCGCCGGGAGTGCTACCAGAAAATACGCAATGTAAGAGGCAGAATCGATTAGGGCCGATTGAAAGTCACTGAGCTGACAGGCTTTTTTAAGGTGTGGAATTAGGATCGGGTTAAGATTGAGGGCAAAACCCCAGAGAAAAAATAGAGAAGTGATCAGAATAATTGCCAGCCGCGTTTTACGATCGGTCATAGAGGTTCAGGAATTAAGAGTTTTTCGGAATAAACACATTACGAATGTTACAATGCAAAGGAATTATATTTTTTTATGAAGATAGTCTAAGTATTTATCCAAGTAATAAGATATATTAACATGTTTTTCCTCAGTAAGTAATTTTTACGGTATAAATCTCTGCATGAAGCCACAATTGTTAAAGGTTCCGACTGCTCCGGCTTACTCTTTCAGCGTACGTCAGGATAAGATTCCAAACCTCAACAACCGCTGGCATTACCACCCTGAAATTGAACTGATCCATTTTCACCGGGGCTCGGGAACGCAGTTTGTCGGAGACAGTATCAAGCGTTTTGGGAAAGGAGACATTGTTTTGGTGGGTAGTAACCTGCCGCATTACTGGCGCGACGATGAGCAGGATCTCAACAAGTCGCCATATTCCACAGTTATCCATTTTTCCCCTGATTTTTGGGGCGATCGCTTCCTGGAACTGGCTGAGAATAAGCCTATCAGGCAAATTCTGGAAAAAGCGCAGAGAGGCTTGCTGCTATCGGGCGGGTTGCATCAAAAAGTTGCTTTGCTAATGGACAAAATCCTCCGTGCGGAGGGGACGGACCGGATTATAGTTCTCCTTGAAATGTTGTTGTGTGTTTCCCGTTCAGATGATTACTCGGAGTTATCGTCAATGGGGTATCAGAGTGATCTTTCGGAGTCGGACAGCGACCGTATCAATGCGATTTACAATTATACATTGAGCCGTTTTAATCAAAAGATCACATTGAGTGAAATAGCCGGGGTGGCGGGAATGGTGCCCAATGCATTTTGTCGCTATTTTAAGTCGCGAACGGGCAAAACATATTCACAATTTCTGACAGAGATCAGGGTAGGGCACTCATGCAGGCTGCTGATGGAAAGTGATATCAGCATTAAGCAACTTTGTTTTGAAAGCGGTTTTATGAATTTCAGCTGCTTTCATAAACGGTTCAAATCCGTAACAGGGCAGAGTCCGCAAGGCTACCGGCATGCCTTTATTCACGCCGGCAAGCAATGAGCGTCATCGTATGTTGAGGTTCTGCTGGACCTCATCTTTTTTTCGGCGTGAAACTTCCACTCTCGAACCGTCGGTAAGGATAAGGTACTCATTGTTATTACTGATCCGCACGATATGGGCGGCGTTAACGAGGTGAGACTTATGTGTGCGGATAAATTTGAACTGATCCAGCATTTCTTCAAAATGTTTCAAGGTCTTGCTGGCGACAAATGGCCTCTTACCTTCCAGGTGAATGACGGTATAGTTCCTGTCCGCTTCCAGCCTGAGAATTTCGTAAATTGAGAAAAAATAGACGCCCTCGCTGGAAGGTACGGCCAGTTTGAAATCCTTGATTTCCTTCTTCTCGATGTTATTGACGAGGTTATTGTAAAGTTGTTTTTTATGTTTTGCGAATTCCTGCCTGTTCATGTGCCTGTGTACAGCGGCGCGCAAATCGTCGGGATCAACGGGTTTTAGCAAGTAATCTAATGCAGAAAAGCGAATGGCCTGAATGGCATATTGGTTATACGCCGTGGTAA
The genomic region above belongs to Dyadobacter pollutisoli and contains:
- the fucP gene encoding L-fucose:H+ symporter permease, with protein sequence MTDRKTRLAIILITSLFFLWGFALNLNPILIPHLKKACQLSDFQSALIDSASYIAYFLVALPAGLFMKKYGYKAGITLGLILFASGTFLFYPAAEMRHFGFFLIALFIIASGLTMLETAANPYITVLGDADSATQRLNFAQSFNGLAAFLAPLMGGTFILSGKTLSEQEQHAMSGEQLDSYLNAEAASVQMPFIVIGLVVLFVAIMIWRTALPEIKEEKETGNKVSGSIWEEKNLILGIAAQFFYVGAQVCISSFFIRFSDKVAGIDEKTAAYLLSGAFLSFMIGRFIGTYLMRFVAPPRLLAIYSVVCVSLLIIAVLTKGMVSVYCLVSVQFFMSIMFPTIFALSIRGLGEKTKIGSSMVIMAIVGGAIFPVIMGQVSDVSSIQTAYIVPAVCFLVVLYFAVKNNSIKTVTLGTAH
- a CDS encoding AraC family transcriptional regulator encodes the protein MKPQLLKVPTAPAYSFSVRQDKIPNLNNRWHYHPEIELIHFHRGSGTQFVGDSIKRFGKGDIVLVGSNLPHYWRDDEQDLNKSPYSTVIHFSPDFWGDRFLELAENKPIRQILEKAQRGLLLSGGLHQKVALLMDKILRAEGTDRIIVLLEMLLCVSRSDDYSELSSMGYQSDLSESDSDRINAIYNYTLSRFNQKITLSEIAGVAGMVPNAFCRYFKSRTGKTYSQFLTEIRVGHSCRLLMESDISIKQLCFESGFMNFSCFHKRFKSVTGQSPQGYRHAFIHAGKQ
- a CDS encoding LytR/AlgR family response regulator transcription factor, with amino-acid sequence MVKVLIIDDEPKARTVLHHFIRDFVPEITEVRQVGSVREAENMLKYYRPGIIFLDVEMPHQSGFELLSSNENPPYDIIFTTAYNQYAIQAIRFSALDYLLKPVDPDDLRAAVHRHMNRQEFAKHKKQLYNNLVNNIEKKEIKDFKLAVPSSEGVYFFSIYEILRLEADRNYTVIHLEGKRPFVASKTLKHFEEMLDQFKFIRTHKSHLVNAAHIVRISNNNEYLILTDGSRVEVSRRKKDEVQQNLNIR